A stretch of the Parabacteroides timonensis genome encodes the following:
- a CDS encoding RagB/SusD family nutrient uptake outer membrane protein → MKLTSKYIMFASAALTLASCDLDKFPEGQYVAGDQKEDVIDKRPNLITAEVNAMAAQLNMYGTISDDATTYHNDYGVPAIAMLYEQSGQDMPSTTTGYNWFNGAQNYSDRVYTSTTDELIWKIFYNHMKAANNVLTLTEGSDDASMKVYRGQAFAARAYDYLNLAQTYQFTYAGHENEPCVPIVTEKMTEEELQNNPRATVQQVYDQIMSDLNQAIELLAGNDNGTNKDQIDEAVAYGLRARANLVMQKWADAAKDAEKAIAGGSPQTLAEVSKPTFNSAAASSWLWGVLISPDNDVVTTGIINWPSHLSSLTGNGYTTLVGAWRYITDKLYNQISDTDIRKQWFISPDTTSALVANATVGGESVIDYFGLTPYVNVKFGPYQDVMANTTNSQDWPLMRVEEMIYIKAEGEAMSGNLSQAKSTLESFVQTYRDPSYTCKATSAQEMQDEIWMQRRVELWGEGFALFDILRLKKPIDRKGTNYEPVIQYRLEPESQIMIYRIPQGEIESNGSISDADNNPAAPNPTV, encoded by the coding sequence ATGAAGTTAACAAGTAAATATATAATGTTTGCAAGTGCCGCTTTGACGTTGGCCTCTTGCGATTTGGATAAGTTTCCGGAAGGCCAGTATGTTGCTGGAGACCAAAAAGAAGACGTTATCGATAAAAGACCGAATTTGATTACAGCAGAAGTAAATGCGATGGCTGCTCAGTTGAATATGTACGGGACGATTTCCGATGATGCTACAACTTATCATAATGATTATGGTGTACCTGCGATTGCTATGCTCTATGAGCAAAGCGGTCAGGATATGCCGTCGACGACAACCGGATATAACTGGTTTAACGGTGCCCAGAATTATTCCGACCGTGTTTATACCAGTACAACCGATGAATTGATCTGGAAAATATTCTATAACCACATGAAGGCTGCCAACAATGTATTGACATTGACGGAAGGTTCCGACGATGCTTCTATGAAGGTTTATCGCGGACAGGCGTTTGCTGCACGTGCTTACGATTATCTGAATCTGGCTCAGACTTATCAGTTTACATACGCAGGGCATGAAAATGAACCTTGTGTGCCGATCGTTACTGAAAAAATGACGGAAGAAGAGCTGCAGAATAATCCGCGTGCTACTGTTCAGCAGGTTTATGACCAGATCATGAGCGACTTGAATCAGGCGATCGAATTACTGGCAGGTAATGATAATGGTACGAACAAAGACCAGATTGACGAAGCTGTAGCTTACGGTCTACGCGCTCGTGCTAATTTGGTGATGCAAAAATGGGCGGATGCAGCTAAAGATGCAGAAAAAGCAATTGCCGGCGGTAGTCCTCAAACATTGGCTGAGGTTTCGAAACCGACATTCAACTCAGCAGCAGCTAGTTCCTGGTTGTGGGGAGTTTTGATTTCTCCGGATAACGATGTGGTAACTACGGGTATTATTAACTGGCCTTCTCACTTGAGTTCGTTAACCGGCAACGGATATACGACTTTAGTCGGTGCCTGGCGTTATATTACTGACAAATTGTACAACCAGATCTCTGATACCGATATCCGCAAACAGTGGTTTATCTCTCCGGATACAACTTCCGCATTAGTTGCGAATGCGACTGTCGGAGGAGAGTCTGTCATCGATTATTTTGGTCTGACTCCTTATGTAAATGTGAAGTTCGGCCCTTACCAGGATGTAATGGCTAATACAACAAACTCTCAGGACTGGCCTCTGATGCGTGTAGAAGAAATGATTTACATCAAGGCGGAAGGTGAGGCTATGAGCGGAAACTTGTCGCAGGCTAAATCAACGTTGGAGAGTTTTGTGCAGACTTATCGTGATCCGTCTTATACCTGTAAGGCTACTTCGGCTCAGGAAATGCAGGATGAAATCTGGATGCAGCGTCGTGTGGAACTTTGGGGTGAAGGTTTTGCCTTGTTCGATATCTTGCGTCTGAAAAAACCGATCGATCGTAAAGGTACGAA